From the Coprobacter tertius genome, one window contains:
- a CDS encoding efflux RND transporter periplasmic adaptor subunit — MKKSMVIQSQRVILCALCVFLFACGKKSQMGPTGTPEYAVTTIQYTPTELNSSYPATIRGMQDVEIRPQVTGFITKLYVDEGATVHKGQPLFLIDPVQYEAAVNVAEAAVKVADASVSTAQLTADNKKELQKKNIISEYDLQTAMNQLATAKANLAQAQAQLVNAKKNLSFTTVVSPSDGIIGNIPYRVGSLVSPSIQQPMTTVSDISKMYVYFSMNEKQILDFTREGATQGVLAKMPEVQLKLADGTIYPEKGKIETLSGVIDPSTGAASIRATFPNVQRILRSGGAGVVMIPEKNDTAIVIPQKATYEIQDKKFVFTVNDSSVVKSTEISILPINNGQDYVVTSGLKVGDRVVVEGVGTSIKDGMTIKPITPAEAEARLKGAIQQAAAMGAAKK, encoded by the coding sequence ATGAAAAAATCTATGGTTATTCAATCTCAACGAGTAATTTTATGCGCGTTGTGTGTGTTTCTCTTCGCATGTGGGAAAAAGAGCCAAATGGGACCCACCGGCACTCCTGAATATGCTGTAACTACTATTCAGTACACACCGACAGAACTGAACAGTTCATATCCTGCCACCATCAGAGGTATGCAAGACGTGGAAATAAGGCCACAAGTTACCGGATTTATTACAAAATTATATGTAGATGAAGGGGCGACCGTACATAAAGGGCAACCTTTATTCCTTATCGATCCCGTACAATACGAAGCGGCCGTAAACGTTGCTGAAGCTGCGGTAAAAGTAGCAGATGCTTCAGTTTCCACTGCTCAACTGACGGCAGACAACAAAAAAGAACTTCAAAAGAAAAACATTATCAGCGAATACGATTTGCAAACGGCTATGAATCAGCTTGCCACGGCAAAAGCCAATCTGGCTCAAGCTCAAGCTCAACTGGTAAATGCAAAGAAAAATCTCTCGTTCACTACTGTCGTCAGCCCGTCCGACGGAATAATCGGCAATATTCCCTATCGTGTAGGAAGCTTAGTAAGCCCGTCGATACAACAACCGATGACAACCGTTTCTGATATTTCGAAAATGTATGTTTATTTTTCGATGAACGAAAAACAGATTCTCGACTTTACACGTGAAGGAGCTACTCAAGGGGTATTAGCCAAAATGCCCGAAGTGCAATTGAAACTTGCCGACGGCACAATTTATCCGGAAAAAGGCAAAATCGAAACTCTGAGCGGGGTAATCGATCCTTCTACGGGCGCCGCCAGTATCCGTGCGACATTCCCCAATGTACAACGCATTTTACGCAGTGGAGGTGCGGGAGTAGTCATGATCCCCGAAAAGAATGATACGGCTATCGTAATTCCTCAAAAAGCGACTTACGAAATACAAGATAAAAAATTTGTTTTTACCGTTAACGACAGTTCTGTAGTAAAATCTACCGAAATTTCTATCCTCCCGATTAATAACGGTCAGGATTACGTCGTAACTTCAGGCCTTAAAGTCGGCGATCGTGTAGTTGTAGAGGGTGTAGGTACTTCTATTAAAGACGGTATGACTATTAAACCCATTACCCCTGCCGAAGCCGAAGCCCGTCTCAAAGGAGCTATTCAGCAGGCTGCTGCTATGGGCGCTGCAAAAAAATAA